A genome region from Erigeron canadensis isolate Cc75 chromosome 3, C_canadensis_v1, whole genome shotgun sequence includes the following:
- the LOC122593429 gene encoding F-box/kelch-repeat protein OR23-like — translation MMMYSMDSSDHNHQSLIPGLPNDISSLILSLYIPFSHHSRLRSISKLWNQFFNSKTPFSIRFTHSSNNNSLLSQLLCIFPEDPTISSFYIYDPLNLAWCSLPPMPCNPYVYGLCNFQAVGYGDQIYVIGGSVFDTRSYPLDRPSPSGTTFRFDLVTKKWEGLSNMLSPRGSFACASFGGLGLGNGGIVVAGGGSRHTMFGAAGSSMSSVEMFDIGRNEWVALDGLPGFRAGCVGFMVGEDEFWVMGGYGESRTVWGVFPVDDYYRDAVVMDLKNGGTGKWRELGDMWEEGERRRLGRIAVIEDVNKGSPAVFMLDDSDIFRYDMASNRWKKEASIPKKLTDESPAGFVALNGELYVMGSISGGDSTENRKSRQHKRSASLFLQIYHPQKMTWRTLITKLPFQHSLDFKTAVMCTIRL, via the exons atgATGATGTATTCAATGGATTCAAGCGATCATAATCATCAAAGTTTGATCCCAGGTTTACCTAACGATATATCTTCTTTAATTCTTTCATTATATATTCCTTTTTCGCATCATTCACGTCTTCGATCCATTTCTAAACTATGGAATCAGTTTTTTAATTCCAAAACCCCTTTTTCTATTAGATTTACTCATTCTTCTAATAATAATTCTTTATTGTCtcaattattatgtattttcCCTGAAGACCCTACAATTTCATCCTTTTACATATATGATCCCTTAAATTTAGCTTGGTGTAGTCTCCCTCCTATGCCTTGTAATCCTTATGTATATGgtttatgtaattttcaagcTGTTGGATATGGTGACCAAATTTATGTAATAGGTGGGTCGGTTTTCGATACCCGGTCATATCCGTTGGACCGCCCGTCCCCGTCCGGTACTACGTTTAGGTTCGATTTAGTGACCAAAAAATGGGAAGGGTTGTCAAATATGTTGTCTCCTAGGGGGAGTTTTGCGTGTGCGAGTTTTGGGGGTTTGGGTTTAGGGAATGGGGGGATTGTGGTTGCGGGTGGTGGGTCGAGACATACGATGTTTGGGGCGGCTGGGAGTAGCATGAGTTCGGTTGAGATGTTTGATATTGGGAGGAACGAGTGGGTGGCGTTGGATGGGTTGCCGGGGTTTCGGGCTGGGTGTGTTGGGTTTATGGTTGGAGAGGATGAGTTTTGGGTAATGGGTGGGTATGGAGAGTCGAGGACGGTTTGGGGGGTGTTTCCGGTGGATGACTATTATAGGGATGCAGTTGTGATGGATTTGAAGAATGGTGGGACGGGGAAGTGGAGGGAACTCGGAGATATGTGGGAAGAAGGGGAGAGGAGGAGGTTGGGGAGAATCGCTGTGATTGAAGACGTTAATAAGGGTTCTCCGGCTGTTTTTATGCTTGATGACAGTGACATTTTTAG ATATGACATGGCTTCTAACCGCTGGAAAAAAGAAGCTAGCATCCCAAAAAAACTAACAGATGAATCACCAGCCGGGTTTGTTGCACTGAATGGCGAGTTGTATGTGATGGGCTCAATCAGTGGAGGTGATTCAACAGAGAACCGCAAATCCAGACAACATAAGAGGTCAGCATCTTTGTTCCTTCAGATATATCATCCTCAAAAGATGACATGGAGAACCCTGATCACAAAACTGCCATTTCAGCACTCTTTAGATTTCAAAACTGCAGTTATGTGCACCATTCGACTCTAG